A genomic window from Lotus japonicus ecotype B-129 chromosome 1, LjGifu_v1.2 includes:
- the LOC130711654 gene encoding uncharacterized protein LOC130711654, with protein MAMSPSKHLLLVAFLLLCFISITARARNLREAKDGSASAVVSAEKGHGNMFKPNKEGDQDTHDLVTMDYTPASKNPPIHN; from the exons ATGGCTATGTCACCTAGTAAACACCTTCTTCTGGTTGCTTTTCTCTTGCTTTGCTTCATCTCTATTACAGCAAGAG CCAGAAATTTGCGAGAAGCGAAGGATGGATCAGCTTCAGCTGTAGTATCCGCTGAGAAGGGGCATGGTAATATGTTTAAGCCAAACAAAGAAGGGGACCAAGATACTCATGACTTGGTGACAATGGACTACACTCCTGCAAGCAAAAATCCTCCAATACACAATTAA
- the LOC130732049 gene encoding uncharacterized protein LOC130732049 produces MAVLQNKSTLLVLLFLLCFFSFHIQARARLLKEKSNQQTIAEVSTTQHNKEAHVDQFKPKEEEEVNGGAEVFSMDYSPASRKPPIHN; encoded by the exons ATGGCAGTTCTACAAAACAAAAGCACTCTACTTGTTCTTTTGTTCCTCCTctgcttcttctccttccataTCCAAGCTAGAG CACggttattgaaagaaaaaagcaACCAACAAACTATTGCGGAGGTTAGCACAACTCAACATAATAAGGAAGCGCATGTTGACCAATTTAAGCCaaaggaagaggaggaggttaACGGTGGCGCTGAAGTGTTCTCAATGGATTATTCTCCTGCCTCAAGGAAACCACCCATTCACAATTAA